Proteins found in one Enterococcus sp. 9D6_DIV0238 genomic segment:
- a CDS encoding metal ABC transporter ATP-binding protein: MSITNNNITVQHLTVSYQGQKALQDISLQLSSGSITGIIGPNGAGKSTFLKGLLGLIKTESRNVLIGDTPIDTQKKRIAYVEQRSALDLSFPINVLEVVLLGTYPKLGLFHRPGKLEKEKTLAALRTVQLEAFAKRQIGELSGGQLQRVFIARVLAQDADIIVLDEPFVGIDMTSEKVIMDILKALKDVGKTIIIVHHDLHKVAHYFDEVVILKKELIAFGPVATTFTNRNIQLAYGESMGDIIIKGVADA, translated from the coding sequence ATGTCTATAACTAACAATAACATTACAGTCCAGCATTTGACTGTCAGCTATCAAGGTCAAAAAGCATTACAAGATATTTCATTACAGCTCTCTTCTGGAAGTATTACCGGTATCATTGGGCCAAATGGCGCTGGTAAATCGACTTTTTTGAAAGGATTGCTCGGTCTGATCAAAACGGAGTCCCGAAACGTTTTGATCGGTGACACACCGATCGACACTCAAAAAAAGCGAATCGCTTATGTAGAGCAACGCAGTGCATTAGATTTATCATTCCCGATCAATGTTCTAGAAGTTGTCCTTTTAGGAACCTACCCTAAATTAGGCTTATTCCACCGTCCTGGTAAGCTGGAAAAAGAAAAAACCTTAGCTGCTTTAAGAACTGTTCAACTGGAAGCTTTTGCCAAACGACAAATCGGCGAGTTGTCCGGCGGTCAGCTGCAACGTGTCTTTATTGCCCGGGTACTGGCTCAAGATGCAGATATCATCGTTTTAGATGAACCTTTCGTCGGGATCGATATGACTAGTGAAAAGGTCATTATGGATATCCTCAAAGCATTGAAAGACGTTGGCAAGACGATCATTATTGTCCATCATGATCTGCATAAAGTTGCTCATTATTTCGATGAAGTGGTCATTTTAAAGAAAGAATTGATTGCTTTCGGACCTGTAGCAACGACTTTTACCAACAGAAATATTCAACTCGCTTATGGCGAATCTATGGGCGATATTATCATCAAAGGAGTGGCTGATGCATGA
- a CDS encoding metal ABC transporter permease, whose amino-acid sequence MITNFIDGLIRYQFLQNALITSIIVGLISGIIGSFIVLRGMSLMGDAISHAVLPGVAASYMFGANYIFGASIFGILAALLIGFITQKSQLKNDTAIGVVFSSFFALGIIMISFAKSSTDLYHILFGNVLAVRDSDILITAVVGILVLLFVGVFYKELQITSFDPTMAQAYGLNVQFFHYALMFLLTLVAVSSLQTVGTILVIAMLITPAATAYLLTNHLPTMIGLASLFGILSSIIGLFFSYSYNLASGATIVLTAAGFFILAFLFSPKKGLFFANKPKEDLSL is encoded by the coding sequence ATGATCACAAATTTTATTGACGGTTTGATCCGTTACCAGTTTTTACAAAACGCACTGATAACCTCGATCATTGTCGGGCTTATCTCAGGAATCATCGGTTCATTTATCGTTTTAAGAGGCATGTCATTGATGGGAGATGCCATTTCTCATGCGGTGTTACCTGGTGTCGCAGCTTCTTATATGTTTGGTGCAAATTATATTTTCGGTGCATCTATCTTTGGTATTTTAGCAGCATTATTGATTGGCTTTATCACACAAAAAAGCCAATTGAAAAATGATACTGCGATCGGTGTAGTCTTCAGCTCCTTTTTCGCACTAGGGATCATCATGATTTCTTTTGCAAAAAGCTCCACTGACCTTTACCATATTCTTTTTGGAAATGTGTTGGCTGTTCGTGATTCAGATATTTTGATCACTGCAGTCGTAGGTATTCTCGTATTGTTATTTGTGGGCGTGTTTTATAAAGAGCTGCAAATTACATCATTTGATCCTACAATGGCGCAAGCATATGGATTGAATGTTCAATTTTTCCACTATGCGTTGATGTTTCTATTAACATTAGTGGCCGTTTCTTCATTACAAACTGTTGGAACGATTTTAGTGATCGCAATGCTGATCACACCCGCAGCTACAGCCTATCTTTTGACAAATCATTTACCGACAATGATCGGGCTTGCTTCTTTGTTCGGCATTTTAAGTTCAATTATCGGCTTGTTCTTTAGTTATTCTTATAACCTAGCATCAGGAGCAACCATCGTTTTAACTGCTGCCGGATTCTTTATTTTAGCTTTTCTATTTTCACCAAAAAAGGGATTATTTTTTGCAAACAAACCGAAGGAGGACCTCTCATTATGA
- a CDS encoding metal ABC transporter substrate-binding protein, whose amino-acid sequence MKKIGITIAACASLFLLAACQSKSETSLDEKKLNIVATNSILADMAENVGGDLVNIHSIVPVGTDPHEYEPLPEDIAKASEADILFFNGLNLETGGNGWFSKLMETAHKKENEDYFSVSQNVTPMYLTSAGQENEQDPHAWLDIQNGISYVETIRNTLIDKDPENEASYNKKADDYIKNLETLDQEAKEKFADIPKDQKLLVTSEGAFKYFSKAYGLTAAYIWEINTESQGTPDQMKQIIDQIRQTKVPVLFVETSVDKRSMERVSKETKLPIYSTIFTDSLAKKGEDGDSYYTMMKWNLDKIHEGLTQ is encoded by the coding sequence ATGAAAAAAATAGGCATAACTATCGCTGCATGTGCAAGTTTATTTTTATTAGCTGCCTGTCAATCGAAATCAGAGACGTCATTAGATGAAAAGAAACTAAATATCGTAGCAACTAACTCGATTCTTGCTGATATGGCAGAAAATGTTGGCGGCGATTTAGTGAATATCCACAGCATTGTCCCCGTTGGAACTGATCCACATGAATACGAACCGCTACCTGAGGACATTGCTAAAGCATCAGAAGCTGATATTCTATTTTTCAATGGATTAAACTTAGAAACTGGCGGAAACGGCTGGTTCAGTAAATTGATGGAAACAGCTCATAAAAAAGAAAATGAAGATTATTTCTCTGTCAGTCAGAATGTCACTCCCATGTATTTAACAAGTGCTGGCCAAGAAAATGAGCAAGATCCTCATGCTTGGTTAGACATCCAAAACGGTATTTCATATGTAGAAACGATTCGAAATACGTTGATCGATAAGGACCCAGAAAATGAAGCAAGTTACAATAAAAAGGCAGACGACTATATCAAAAATCTTGAGACTTTGGATCAAGAAGCAAAAGAGAAATTCGCTGATATACCAAAAGATCAAAAACTATTGGTAACTAGTGAAGGGGCGTTTAAATATTTTTCTAAAGCCTATGGGTTGACGGCTGCCTATATTTGGGAGATCAACACCGAAAGCCAAGGCACACCTGATCAAATGAAGCAGATCATCGATCAAATCCGGCAAACCAAGGTGCCCGTACTTTTCGTCGAAACAAGTGTTGATAAACGTAGTATGGAACGCGTATCAAAAGAGACTAAATTACCAATCTACAGTACCATTTTCACAGATTCTCTTGCCAAAAAGGGAGAAGATGGAGATAGTTACTACACAATGATGAAATGGAACCTGGATAAGATCCATGAAGGCTTGACACAATAA
- a CDS encoding ABC-F family ATP-binding cassette domain-containing protein encodes MSLLTIEHLTQRFGEKILYEDASLRVNKGDHLGLTGQNGVGKSTLIKILTGEILADDGAITWQNNIKIGYLDQYMEVTGESTISEFLHQAYQPLYEIESKINELYSIYGETGEDKLLERAGTLQTHLDESDFYQIDPIINDLANGLGIEAIGLDRSMKELSGGQRSKVILAKLLLEEPDVLLLDEPTNYLDDTHIQWLISYLTNFDGTFILVSHDYHFLNAVTNCICDIEFGKLTKYTGNVEKSFAQKELNKESYLKQYHAQQAKIEKAEAYIRKYKAGNRATLAKSRQKQLDRLERLTPPGSLMTPHIVFPYQPIVASLALITDQLVIGYEKPLLAPIDLSVHSGEKVAIKGFNGIGKSTLIKTLTGKIKSLSGEFQYPANTKIAYFSQDLTWKNDYLTPLAYLSDRFPKKTVKEIRTFLAKCGLPDKLVNQKLRLLSGGEQTKVKLCELTMETSNLIFLDEPTNHIDVAAKESLREAIQDYQGTIIIVSHEEEFYADIADRIINIEEMIR; translated from the coding sequence ATGAGTTTATTAACGATCGAACATCTGACCCAGCGTTTCGGGGAAAAAATACTTTATGAAGATGCCTCTTTACGTGTGAATAAAGGAGACCATCTGGGACTTACTGGTCAAAATGGTGTAGGAAAATCAACGCTGATAAAAATTTTAACAGGAGAAATACTTGCAGACGATGGCGCAATTACTTGGCAAAACAATATCAAAATCGGTTACTTGGATCAGTATATGGAGGTGACCGGTGAAAGTACGATCAGTGAATTTTTACATCAAGCGTACCAACCGCTATATGAGATCGAGTCTAAAATCAATGAACTGTATTCGATCTATGGTGAGACTGGCGAAGATAAATTATTAGAGCGGGCAGGCACGCTCCAAACACATCTGGATGAAAGTGATTTTTATCAAATAGATCCAATCATCAATGATTTGGCGAACGGATTAGGAATCGAAGCGATCGGGTTGGATCGTTCGATGAAGGAGCTGAGCGGCGGACAGCGTTCCAAAGTGATTTTGGCGAAGCTGTTACTGGAAGAGCCTGATGTACTACTTTTAGATGAACCGACGAACTATTTGGATGATACTCATATTCAGTGGCTGATCAGCTATTTAACTAATTTTGACGGTACGTTTATTCTGGTGTCGCATGATTATCATTTTTTGAATGCTGTAACAAACTGTATTTGTGATATTGAATTCGGCAAGCTGACAAAATATACCGGAAATGTCGAAAAATCCTTTGCCCAAAAAGAGCTGAATAAAGAAAGCTACTTGAAACAATATCACGCCCAGCAGGCAAAAATAGAAAAAGCAGAAGCGTATATTCGTAAATACAAAGCAGGAAATCGTGCAACCCTGGCAAAAAGCCGCCAAAAGCAATTAGATCGTCTAGAAAGACTGACACCACCTGGAAGTCTAATGACACCACATATCGTTTTCCCTTATCAGCCGATCGTTGCTAGTTTAGCGTTGATCACAGATCAATTAGTGATTGGGTATGAAAAGCCATTGCTAGCACCAATCGATTTATCTGTTCATAGCGGTGAAAAGGTTGCGATTAAAGGATTCAATGGAATCGGAAAATCAACGCTGATCAAGACACTGACAGGAAAAATCAAATCACTGAGCGGCGAATTTCAATACCCAGCCAATACCAAAATAGCCTATTTTTCTCAAGACTTAACATGGAAAAATGATTATTTGACTCCATTAGCTTATTTAAGCGATCGTTTTCCTAAAAAGACGGTCAAAGAAATTCGGACATTTTTAGCTAAATGCGGATTGCCAGATAAATTGGTAAATCAAAAGCTGCGCTTATTGAGCGGAGGGGAGCAAACAAAAGTAAAATTATGTGAATTGACGATGGAAACGAGCAATCTGATTTTTCTGGATGAGCCAACGAATCACATCGATGTAGCTGCAAAGGAAAGTCTGCGTGAAGCAATTCAAGACTATCAAGGAACGATCATCATCGTTTCACATGAAGAAGAATTTTATGCTGATATCGCTGATCGAATCATCAATATTGAGGAGATGATCAGATAA
- a CDS encoding amidohydrolase, giving the protein MTVTTKQTIQEEIKQNAEEVIALRRHFHQYPEASLKEYETIKRIKEELTKLGIPFEAVGETGALGTIEGKKGQGKTIILRADIDALELEDATGKPYQSKNPGLNHACGHDGHAAALLGAAKILKNREEDFAGTIKLAFQPAEEIGAGACQFVEGGFVENVDQVFGIHLDSSVPVGKLVATKGATNASCDIFKIEVEGLSSHVAQPNVGRDAVLSAASIVVELQKIAAREVSPLDPVVIGIGVLDAGTRYNIVANHATIEGTVRAFSHETRAFVLKRVEEIANQIAEAHRTKISSFQIHDAAGPLINDDTATELAQKVAAGIVGIENVVTDHTKSLGADDFADFLLKAPGVYGRVGTRNLENTDTQYGHHHEKFDIDEAGLALATEFHVSYALSYLDAAE; this is encoded by the coding sequence ATGACAGTCACAACAAAACAAACGATCCAAGAAGAAATAAAGCAAAATGCAGAGGAAGTCATTGCCTTAAGACGCCATTTCCATCAATATCCTGAAGCAAGTTTAAAAGAATATGAAACGATCAAACGAATCAAAGAAGAGCTGACCAAGTTAGGAATTCCTTTTGAAGCAGTGGGTGAAACAGGTGCATTAGGAACAATCGAAGGAAAAAAAGGCCAAGGGAAGACGATTATCCTACGTGCAGATATCGATGCTTTGGAATTGGAAGACGCCACTGGAAAACCTTATCAGTCTAAGAATCCTGGCTTAAATCATGCCTGCGGTCACGACGGCCATGCAGCAGCATTATTAGGCGCCGCAAAAATTTTAAAGAATCGTGAAGAAGACTTTGCCGGAACAATCAAGCTTGCGTTTCAGCCAGCAGAAGAAATCGGAGCAGGTGCTTGTCAGTTTGTAGAAGGAGGATTTGTTGAGAATGTCGATCAGGTTTTTGGTATCCATTTAGATTCGAGTGTTCCTGTCGGTAAATTAGTCGCAACGAAAGGAGCAACAAATGCTTCTTGTGATATTTTTAAAATCGAAGTAGAGGGCTTGAGCAGCCATGTCGCACAACCAAACGTTGGTCGTGATGCTGTTTTATCTGCAGCAAGCATCGTCGTAGAATTACAAAAAATCGCAGCTAGAGAAGTTAGCCCTTTAGATCCAGTCGTTATCGGAATCGGTGTATTGGATGCTGGTACAAGATATAACATTGTTGCAAATCACGCAACGATCGAAGGAACGGTGAGAGCCTTTAGTCATGAAACGCGTGCATTTGTCTTGAAACGTGTGGAAGAAATCGCAAATCAAATCGCAGAAGCACATCGCACGAAAATTTCTTCTTTTCAGATTCATGACGCGGCAGGTCCATTGATCAATGATGATACAGCAACGGAGTTGGCTCAAAAGGTAGCTGCTGGAATCGTGGGCATCGAAAATGTCGTGACAGATCATACAAAGAGCTTGGGTGCAGATGATTTTGCGGACTTCTTGCTCAAAGCTCCCGGTGTTTATGGACGTGTAGGTACACGCAATTTAGAAAATACGGATACTCAATATGGGCACCATCATGAAAAATTTGATATCGATGAAGCGGGCTTAGCTTTAGCGACTGAATTTCATGTGAGCTATGCTTTATCATACTTAGATGCCGCTGAATAA
- a CDS encoding MetQ/NlpA family ABC transporter substrate-binding protein, protein MKKFVKIIGLALTVGVVLAGCSSGTAKSEKTEVVKLGVVGANNEVLESVKERLKKDGIDLQLIEFSDYTQPNAALAEKEIDLNSFQHQIFLDNYNEEHKTNLVSIGNTVSAPLGIYSSKIKDVKELKDGAEIAIPNDATNGGRALLLLQSAGLIKVDPAKKQTPTVNDITENKLNLKITELDASQTARALQDIDASVINSGMAVDAGFVPAKDAIFLEPVDETSKPYVNIIVARKEDEDNETYNKVVDTYQQEETKKVIEETSKGSSIPAWETFGRK, encoded by the coding sequence ATGAAAAAATTTGTAAAAATCATTGGTTTAGCATTAACAGTTGGGGTTGTCCTAGCAGGATGTTCTTCCGGCACTGCCAAAAGTGAAAAAACTGAAGTCGTAAAATTAGGCGTGGTAGGCGCCAACAATGAAGTCTTAGAATCAGTTAAAGAGCGGCTGAAAAAAGATGGGATCGACCTTCAATTGATCGAGTTTTCTGATTATACACAACCTAATGCAGCCTTAGCTGAAAAAGAAATCGACCTGAACTCATTCCAACACCAAATTTTTCTGGATAACTATAACGAAGAACATAAAACAAATTTAGTGTCGATCGGCAATACGGTCAGCGCACCATTGGGAATCTATTCATCAAAAATCAAAGACGTGAAAGAATTGAAAGATGGGGCAGAAATCGCTATTCCAAATGATGCAACGAATGGCGGACGTGCCTTACTGCTTTTACAAAGCGCTGGCTTGATCAAAGTAGATCCGGCGAAAAAACAAACACCTACGGTCAATGACATCACTGAAAACAAATTGAATTTAAAAATCACTGAACTAGATGCCTCTCAGACGGCTAGAGCACTTCAAGACATCGATGCTTCTGTCATCAATAGTGGAATGGCTGTCGATGCTGGTTTTGTACCAGCAAAAGATGCAATTTTCCTAGAACCAGTAGATGAAACATCAAAACCATATGTAAATATCATCGTTGCCCGTAAGGAAGATGAAGACAACGAAACATACAATAAAGTAGTGGACACTTATCAACAAGAAGAAACTAAAAAAGTGATCGAAGAAACATCAAAAGGCTCAAGCATCCCAGCTTGGGAAACATTCGGAAGAAAATAA
- a CDS encoding methionine ABC transporter permease — MQNFFQQYFPNVIELKQEFISSTIETLYMVFWTAIIAGVLGTLLGVILVATGPKGILKSPVLYSILEKFINVCRSIPFIIMLALIQPITRFLTGTTIGTTAALVPLVIGVIPFFARQIENALLEVDPGVIEAAESMGTSPLGIIFRVYLIEGLPSIIRVSSVTIINLIGLTAMAGAIGAGGLGNLAITRGYNRFQTDVTIVATLIILVLVFASQFISNTLIRKTSH, encoded by the coding sequence ATGCAGAATTTTTTCCAACAGTATTTTCCAAATGTTATCGAACTAAAGCAAGAATTTATTAGCAGTACAATAGAAACATTATATATGGTTTTTTGGACGGCAATAATTGCAGGAGTTTTAGGGACTCTACTTGGGGTCATTTTAGTAGCAACTGGTCCAAAAGGTATATTAAAAAGTCCAGTTCTTTACAGTATTTTAGAAAAATTTATCAATGTATGTAGATCCATCCCTTTTATCATTATGCTGGCACTGATCCAGCCGATCACTCGTTTTTTAACAGGAACAACGATTGGTACAACGGCTGCTTTAGTGCCGCTGGTGATAGGAGTGATTCCATTTTTTGCCAGACAAATCGAAAATGCTTTGCTTGAGGTCGACCCTGGGGTTATCGAAGCGGCTGAATCAATGGGGACAAGTCCTTTAGGGATCATTTTTAGAGTGTATCTCATTGAAGGCTTGCCAAGTATTATTCGTGTTTCTTCTGTAACGATTATCAATTTGATCGGTTTGACTGCGATGGCAGGTGCAATCGGAGCTGGAGGCTTGGGCAATCTAGCTATTACTAGAGGATACAATCGATTTCAAACGGATGTGACGATCGTAGCAACATTGATTATTTTGGTCTTAGTATTTGCCAGTCAATTTATCAGTAATACGTTGATTCGAAAAACATCTCATTGA
- a CDS encoding methionine ABC transporter ATP-binding protein, protein MIELKHIDVTFYQKKKAIEAVKDVTLTIEKEDVFGIVGYSGAGKSTLVRVINLLQRPTAGEVIINEKNILSFSPKELRAQRKKIGMIFQHFNLMKERTIFGNIDFSLKYSGLNKTQRKEKIEKLLDLVGLADKKDAYPSQLSGGQKQRVAIARALANDPEILLCDEATSALDPKTTIQILDLLKKLNKELGLTIVLITHEMQVVKEICNKVAVMEAGQVIEQNDIVSVFSQPKEALTKDFIRTATHIDQALETIVQHPSLTNLGGNEVLVEFSYVGEQTSEPLIAQLYSQYHVVTNILYGNVEILQNVPIGNLIVILSGEETQREKALNFLQEQEVKVKILKEAGSTNNVIPLPAVSQ, encoded by the coding sequence ATGATCGAATTAAAACATATTGATGTAACGTTTTATCAAAAGAAAAAAGCGATAGAGGCAGTAAAAGATGTCACATTAACTATTGAAAAAGAGGATGTTTTTGGAATCGTAGGTTATTCAGGCGCAGGAAAAAGTACATTGGTCCGAGTAATCAATCTATTGCAGCGGCCAACGGCTGGGGAAGTGATCATCAATGAAAAAAATATACTTTCCTTTTCACCGAAGGAATTACGAGCACAACGCAAGAAAATTGGGATGATCTTCCAACATTTTAACTTAATGAAGGAACGAACGATTTTTGGGAACATTGATTTTTCATTGAAATATTCTGGTCTAAATAAAACGCAGCGAAAAGAAAAAATTGAAAAATTACTGGATCTGGTTGGGTTGGCAGACAAGAAAGACGCCTACCCGAGTCAACTCTCTGGTGGTCAAAAACAGCGGGTAGCGATTGCCAGAGCATTAGCCAATGATCCTGAGATTTTACTTTGTGATGAAGCAACTAGTGCGCTCGATCCTAAGACCACGATTCAAATTCTTGATCTATTAAAAAAATTGAATAAAGAACTAGGATTGACAATCGTTTTGATCACACATGAAATGCAAGTTGTTAAAGAAATTTGTAATAAAGTTGCTGTGATGGAGGCTGGGCAAGTCATTGAACAAAACGACATTGTTTCAGTATTCAGCCAGCCAAAAGAAGCCTTGACGAAGGATTTCATTCGGACAGCAACTCATATCGATCAAGCATTAGAGACGATCGTTCAGCATCCTAGCTTGACAAATTTAGGTGGAAATGAAGTATTGGTAGAATTTTCGTATGTGGGAGAGCAAACAAGTGAGCCGTTGATTGCACAACTGTACAGTCAATATCATGTGGTCACAAATATTCTTTACGGCAATGTCGAGATTTTACAAAATGTTCCGATCGGCAATTTGATCGTGATTCTTTCGGGAGAAGAAACACAGCGGGAGAAGGCTCTGAACTTCTTACAGGAGCAAGAAGTAAAAGTCAAAATTTTAAAAGAAGCAGGTTCAACAAATAACGTCATACCATTACCAGCGGTATCGCAATAA
- a CDS encoding MetQ/NlpA family ABC transporter substrate-binding protein, which translates to MKKRMLMTLLILIGVTTVSACSSNRSSTETKDKIIRVGTSPGPYSELFLEAVKPILEKQGYQIKQNEFTELIQADIALAEGTIDLNVDQHTAYLNNFNENKDAHLISITPIPTVAAGLFPGRKSQLEDVQKKDKVGIPDDPSNTARAFNLLQKAGWIELKEGIDSVKATKNDIVSNPKELEFVEMTSAQIPRSLEDLDFAVIPGSIVYSAKLDPKESLLSEDVLKEYELVATIDEKNKESDWAKAVVDAYHSKEFKTYLNEHNQENYWFVPKELQED; encoded by the coding sequence ATGAAAAAAAGGATGTTGATGACACTATTGATTCTAATAGGTGTAACCACTGTTTCCGCTTGTAGTAGCAATCGTAGCTCTACTGAAACGAAAGATAAAATCATTAGAGTGGGTACCTCACCTGGTCCATATAGTGAATTATTTTTAGAAGCTGTGAAACCAATATTAGAAAAACAAGGGTATCAAATAAAGCAAAATGAGTTTACAGAATTGATTCAGGCAGACATCGCGTTGGCGGAAGGGACGATCGATTTGAATGTAGATCAGCATACCGCTTATCTCAATAACTTCAATGAAAACAAGGATGCTCATCTGATCAGCATCACACCGATTCCAACAGTAGCAGCAGGTCTATTTCCAGGTCGAAAAAGTCAGTTAGAGGATGTTCAGAAGAAAGATAAGGTTGGAATCCCAGATGATCCATCTAACACAGCTCGAGCGTTCAATCTTTTGCAAAAGGCAGGTTGGATCGAATTGAAAGAAGGTATAGATTCCGTCAAAGCAACAAAAAATGACATTGTAAGCAATCCGAAAGAACTAGAATTTGTAGAAATGACTTCTGCACAAATTCCGAGAAGTTTAGAAGATCTAGATTTTGCGGTTATTCCAGGAAGTATCGTCTACAGTGCAAAACTTGATCCAAAAGAAAGCCTGCTTTCAGAAGATGTGTTAAAAGAATATGAACTAGTCGCAACGATCGATGAAAAAAATAAAGAGAGCGATTGGGCAAAAGCAGTTGTTGATGCCTATCACTCCAAAGAATTTAAAACCTATTTAAATGAACATAACCAAGAAAATTATTGGTTTGTTCCAAAAGAATTGCAGGAGGATTAA
- a CDS encoding zinc-ribbon domain-containing protein — MFIVWGSRGFEKDLGDTVIQCDCGHCNNEVIMQGKQIGRKFTLFWIPLFTTSSSHYLLCPICGYGKEMAPDVLKQYLISSTETIAE, encoded by the coding sequence ATGTTTATTGTTTGGGGTAGTAGAGGATTCGAAAAAGATTTAGGGGACACTGTCATTCAATGTGACTGTGGTCATTGTAACAACGAGGTAATTATGCAGGGAAAACAAATAGGACGAAAATTTACATTGTTTTGGATTCCACTTTTTACAACATCATCAAGTCATTACCTGTTATGTCCCATATGTGGATACGGTAAAGAAATGGCTCCAGATGTTTTGAAACAATACTTAATTAGTTCCACTGAAACAATTGCTGAGTAA
- a CDS encoding GNAT family N-acetyltransferase, giving the protein MEKDLTLSFYETSDLQLYKQLCQDIRVMRYITEKAETDNEAAENFQKILDYNAAHSDHTGYYKVYDRSTYIGFAKLSWDKEKKIEIGYMLLPEYWGMGYAHQIITDLLTKITHSDRLSKATVYAIIDPNNGASKHLLQKHHFDSVWLGIEEGLPSEHLIWKP; this is encoded by the coding sequence ATGGAAAAGGACCTCACACTCAGTTTTTATGAAACAAGTGATCTACAATTATACAAACAGCTTTGTCAAGATATTCGTGTGATGCGATATATCACAGAAAAAGCCGAGACAGATAATGAAGCCGCAGAAAATTTTCAAAAAATCCTTGATTACAACGCTGCGCACAGTGATCACACTGGCTATTATAAAGTCTATGATCGATCCACTTATATCGGTTTTGCTAAATTATCTTGGGATAAAGAAAAGAAAATCGAAATCGGCTATATGCTTCTGCCTGAGTATTGGGGAATGGGCTATGCGCACCAGATCATTACCGATTTACTTACCAAAATCACGCATTCAGACAGACTTTCTAAAGCTACGGTTTATGCTATTATCGATCCAAATAATGGTGCATCAAAACACCTGCTCCAAAAACATCATTTTGACTCTGTTTGGCTGGGAATTGAAGAAGGGCTCCCTTCAGAGCATTTGATTTGGAAACCATGA